The Nitrospira tepida genome includes a window with the following:
- a CDS encoding SHOCT domain-containing protein, which yields MMDRFTDCGWIPMMGFGLLSMVLFWTVLIFGGLFVARWLMGQGFGRREDSALEILKKRYARGEISKQEFEERKRDLLM from the coding sequence ATGATGGACCGATTCACGGATTGTGGCTGGATCCCCATGATGGGCTTTGGCTTGCTAAGCATGGTGCTCTTCTGGACCGTCTTGATTTTCGGTGGCCTCTTCGTCGCCCGATGGCTGATGGGACAAGGGTTCGGCCGTCGTGAAGACTCCGCATTGGAAATTCTCAAGAAACGGTATGCCCGCGGGGAGATCAGTAAGCAGGAGTTTGAGGAGCGAAAACGGGACTTACTTATGTAA
- a CDS encoding acyloxyacyl hydrolase — MPRGTMELGGAVGYAQGTTAIGNGSSSNRSAVFVLPRVGMVLTDPLGKSWWEGNVELLVEPLFGRFIKPFAAEAVGGSFVLKYNFLSFGRWVPFWDAGAGMIWTNLAPRIPEQSTQFEFVLETGPGVQYFVTDRITWTMGVRLHHISNSNLGDRNTGINGVLPYVGVSFFTPRLF; from the coding sequence ATGCCCCGGGGGACTATGGAACTCGGAGGGGCGGTGGGATACGCCCAGGGCACGACGGCGATCGGGAACGGCTCCTCCTCCAACCGGAGCGCGGTCTTCGTGCTGCCGCGCGTCGGGATGGTGCTCACCGATCCGCTGGGAAAAAGCTGGTGGGAAGGCAATGTCGAACTCCTGGTGGAACCGCTATTCGGGAGATTTATCAAGCCATTCGCTGCCGAAGCTGTAGGAGGATCGTTCGTCCTGAAATACAATTTTCTCTCCTTCGGCCGATGGGTCCCCTTCTGGGACGCCGGCGCCGGCATGATCTGGACCAATCTGGCGCCGCGGATTCCAGAACAAAGCACACAGTTCGAATTCGTCTTGGAGACCGGCCCCGGGGTGCAGTATTTCGTGACGGACCGGATCACCTGGACGATGGGCGTGCGACTCCATCATATTTCCAATTCGAATCTTGGCGATAGAAATACTGGAATCAACGGAGTCCTGCCGTATGTCGGCGTGTCATTCTTTACACCTCGGTTATTTTGA
- a CDS encoding Eco57I restriction-modification methylase domain-containing protein — MPLDPTRTRQHLAACDFRRLFIEELGWDTHSATIEIPIDGQPFTLSAVAQKRGMVAFHCRATGQKGIPDYSIRRKIDRQLTKSAQEHLIIYTDPSNSAQVWQWVKREVGKPTACREHTYHRNQPGDALIQKLQGIVFSLEEEEQLSLVEVTTRARAAFDVERVTKRFYDTFQKEHTAFLKFLKGIPDEDLQRWYASVMLNRLMFVYFIQKKGFLDDNRDYLRIKLNESQARGRDRFYRDFLCALFFEGFAKKDTDRGATVNRLLGKVPYLNGGLFLRHQIEEQHGKDIQVADAAFARLFGFFEQYHWHLDERPLRRDDEINPDVLGYIFEKYINQKQMGAYYTKEDITGYISQNTVIPFLFDAARQKCKIAFEGNQSVWRPLQLDPDRYIYEPVKKGVVLELPPEIASGLKDISNRTEWNKAAPSDYSLPTEIWREVVARRARYLEVRKKLADGEIRDVNQFITYNLDIRQFAQDVIENSEGPELLRAFYHAIEKVTVLDPTCGSGAFLFAALNILEPLYEACLDRMEVFLDELTRSGTKHLPEKFNDFRKILDRVASHPNRRYFILKSIILNNLYGVDIMEEAVEICKLRLFLKLVAQVEKVEQIEPLPDIDFNIRAGNTLVGYARLEDLKKSMEGDWVRLQSLPTIEENAEIADRAFQKFHEMQTEHGMEAKDFAEAKEELRRRLQTLEDELNRYLANEYGVEASKRASYAKWLASHKPFHWFIEFYRIMKSGGFDVIIGNPPYVEMHKVTTYSLIGYVTKECGNLYPPCVERSSALLRNTGSFSMIVPLSGFSTDRMEPYQDYVWNRYGQQLHISYYSGDAHPSVMFNGVKYRLCIVIGGPQYTGSAKVQTTEYLRWYADERPYLFAKIAYSECGFPNGFLRFAKLGSRLAAKVLGKIVSKQLTMNIYFSDSGPGHVTYHRSPVFWIRSMDFEPYFKSAVKERSTDHLKDLYLKREEHAKRLGAILNSTLFYFWFTSQGNCRNIAGPDIENFPIGDLNSPALKHLEPLFNKLMKDLQRHSRRRIYNYEASGQVEYDEFYPDRSKPIIDEIDRVLAKHYGFTDEELDFIINYDGKYRMGQDAGSDDGE, encoded by the coding sequence ATGCCGCTCGACCCTACTCGAACTCGCCAACACCTCGCCGCTTGTGATTTTCGACGTCTTTTCATAGAAGAACTCGGTTGGGACACGCATTCTGCAACCATCGAGATACCGATCGACGGCCAGCCGTTTACCCTTAGCGCCGTCGCTCAGAAGCGCGGCATGGTTGCGTTCCACTGTCGTGCAACTGGCCAGAAGGGAATTCCTGACTACTCGATACGCCGCAAAATCGACCGCCAGCTCACCAAGTCCGCTCAAGAACATCTCATCATTTACACCGATCCATCCAACTCCGCTCAAGTATGGCAGTGGGTGAAGCGCGAGGTGGGCAAACCGACGGCCTGTCGGGAACATACCTACCATCGCAATCAACCGGGAGACGCCCTCATCCAAAAGCTCCAGGGCATCGTCTTTTCCCTGGAGGAGGAGGAGCAACTCAGTCTGGTGGAAGTAACCACGCGGGCGCGAGCGGCCTTCGACGTGGAGCGCGTCACAAAGCGGTTCTACGATACGTTCCAGAAAGAACACACGGCATTCCTAAAGTTTCTCAAAGGCATTCCAGACGAGGACCTGCAGCGATGGTACGCCTCCGTCATGCTCAACCGGTTGATGTTCGTCTACTTCATTCAGAAAAAGGGCTTTCTCGACGACAACCGAGACTACCTGCGGATCAAATTGAACGAGTCGCAGGCCCGAGGGAGGGACCGATTCTACAGAGACTTTCTCTGCGCGCTGTTCTTCGAAGGCTTCGCCAAAAAGGATACCGATCGCGGAGCAACCGTGAACCGATTGCTGGGCAAGGTGCCTTACCTCAACGGAGGTCTGTTTCTACGCCATCAGATTGAAGAGCAGCACGGCAAAGACATTCAGGTGGCCGATGCCGCGTTTGCCAGACTCTTCGGCTTCTTCGAACAGTACCACTGGCACCTCGATGAGCGCCCGCTCCGCCGGGATGACGAAATCAATCCCGACGTGCTTGGTTATATCTTTGAGAAGTACATCAACCAGAAGCAGATGGGCGCCTATTATACGAAGGAAGACATCACCGGCTACATCAGCCAAAACACGGTAATTCCGTTCCTCTTCGATGCCGCGCGGCAGAAGTGCAAGATCGCCTTCGAAGGCAATCAATCCGTTTGGCGCCCGCTCCAGCTCGACCCAGACCGCTACATCTATGAGCCGGTGAAGAAGGGAGTCGTTCTCGAGCTCCCTCCTGAAATTGCTTCCGGCCTGAAAGATATCTCGAATCGGACGGAATGGAACAAAGCCGCGCCCTCAGACTATTCCCTGCCAACGGAAATTTGGCGTGAAGTCGTCGCCCGCCGTGCGCGATACCTAGAGGTGCGCAAAAAACTCGCGGACGGCGAAATTCGAGATGTCAACCAGTTCATTACCTACAACCTCGATATCAGGCAGTTTGCGCAGGATGTCATCGAAAATTCCGAAGGTCCGGAACTGCTGCGGGCCTTTTACCATGCGATTGAAAAGGTCACGGTGCTCGATCCGACTTGCGGCTCTGGAGCCTTCCTCTTTGCTGCACTCAATATCCTTGAACCGCTCTACGAAGCTTGCCTGGACCGGATGGAAGTGTTCCTAGACGAGCTCACGCGCTCGGGCACCAAGCACCTCCCGGAGAAGTTCAACGACTTTCGGAAAATTCTTGATCGGGTCGCGAGTCATCCCAACCGTCGTTACTTCATCCTGAAATCCATCATCCTCAACAATCTCTATGGCGTGGACATCATGGAAGAGGCCGTCGAGATCTGCAAACTTCGTCTCTTCCTCAAACTTGTGGCGCAAGTCGAGAAGGTGGAGCAGATCGAGCCGCTACCGGACATCGACTTTAATATCCGTGCGGGTAATACGTTGGTTGGATACGCCAGGCTTGAAGATTTGAAGAAGTCCATGGAAGGGGACTGGGTACGCCTTCAATCCCTCCCGACCATAGAAGAAAACGCCGAGATTGCCGACAGGGCGTTTCAGAAGTTCCACGAGATGCAGACTGAGCACGGCATGGAGGCGAAAGACTTCGCCGAGGCCAAGGAGGAGCTACGTAGGCGACTCCAGACGCTTGAGGACGAACTCAATCGCTATCTTGCCAACGAGTATGGTGTCGAGGCTTCAAAGCGCGCTTCCTATGCGAAGTGGCTTGCCTCCCACAAGCCTTTCCACTGGTTCATAGAATTTTACCGCATTATGAAAAGCGGGGGGTTCGATGTGATTATCGGCAATCCGCCCTACGTGGAGATGCACAAAGTTACGACCTACAGCCTTATTGGCTACGTAACTAAAGAGTGTGGCAACCTTTACCCGCCATGTGTGGAGCGCAGTTCTGCTCTGTTAAGGAATACAGGAAGCTTCAGCATGATCGTTCCCTTGAGCGGCTTCTCGACTGATCGCATGGAGCCCTACCAAGATTACGTTTGGAATCGATACGGGCAACAACTACACATTTCCTACTATAGTGGAGATGCTCACCCTTCTGTCATGTTCAATGGAGTAAAGTACCGCCTGTGCATCGTTATTGGCGGACCGCAGTACACAGGTTCGGCAAAGGTCCAGACCACTGAGTACTTGCGATGGTATGCGGACGAGAGGCCTTACCTGTTCGCAAAGATAGCTTACTCAGAATGTGGATTCCCAAATGGTTTCTTAAGATTTGCAAAACTCGGAAGTAGGTTGGCTGCCAAGGTGCTTGGCAAGATCGTCAGCAAACAACTTACTATGAACATTTATTTCTCCGATTCGGGGCCAGGTCATGTCACGTATCATAGAAGTCCTGTGTTCTGGATTAGATCCATGGACTTCGAACCGTACTTTAAGTCTGCCGTTAAGGAGAGATCAACCGATCATCTTAAGGACTTGTATCTCAAGAGGGAAGAGCACGCAAAGCGACTTGGCGCCATTTTGAATAGCACTCTCTTTTACTTTTGGTTTACGAGCCAAGGAAATTGTAGAAACATCGCTGGCCCAGATATAGAGAACTTCCCCATCGGAGATCTGAACTCACCAGCGCTCAAACATCTCGAACCTCTCTTCAACAAACTGATGAAAGATCTCCAGCGGCATTCACGAAGACGCATTTATAACTACGAGGCATCGGGACAAGTTGAGTATGATGAGTTTTATCCCGACAGATCAAAGCCCATCATCGACGAGATAGACCGCGTGCTCGCGAAGCACTACGGCTTCACGGATGAAGAACTGGACTTCATCATCAACTACGACGGCAAGTACCGTATGGGTCAGGATGCTGGGTCTGATGATGGAGAATAA
- a CDS encoding KAP family P-loop NTPase fold protein, translating to MMENNPEKSQRTKHEFSADRPISSIEEDLLGRAPFAKSLASAIKGWQGNESLVVAMYGPWGSGKSSVKNMVLQTLRLAETNCPLIIEFNPWQWSGQDQLAEAFFQEIGLLLGRSDGSEDGKRRAAKWRTYGTYLTLGASLAKSLKTILPILGLPGSGIADMLSKGMEQSATVAQEGSKGVEDQAVVQQQTLAEIKKELSDSLKELERPILVVLDDIDRLTPEEIRLLFQLVKANADFPNVVYLLLFQRDIVERSLDSSPAVSGQEFLEKIVQVGFDIPRIERTRLEKVLFAGLDELLTDGDVGKRFDQTRWGNLFLGGLRPYFQTLRDVYRYLASLSFHVSLFRSTGSFEVNPVDLIALEVLRVFEPVVYRRLPEAKLELTNLRDRAHDSHDENERTRKLIESIVEAASQPGQVREIVKELFPPVEWVFNGSMYGHDFKEEWFRELRLCHPDVFDRYFHLAIPEGDISQAELDRVLSLVGNREGLVVEFRALNKRSLLGVALDRLEAYKQKIDLQHAVSFITALFDIGDELPEDRGGFFSISPDTHASRIIYWYLKQEMDIGRRGAILKEAMKATTGLYLPIRIASLEGNEEKRKKDPDAFNVTDADLDALHHICVEKIEQAAGSGILTSHRNMLSILYCWDKWASHEKPRQWVEKLIDSKEGVLSFLTACLHRSTSHGMGDYVSQEHWRINLTNIEDFVPVGTLERKVAEISPDGLSDKEKSAVKAFQKAIKRRRDGKPDDGHWADDEDEG from the coding sequence ATGATGGAGAATAACCCCGAAAAGAGCCAGCGCACGAAACATGAATTCTCAGCCGATCGGCCTATCAGCTCTATTGAGGAAGACCTCCTGGGCCGTGCTCCGTTTGCGAAATCCCTAGCCTCCGCCATCAAAGGCTGGCAGGGCAATGAGAGCCTGGTCGTTGCCATGTATGGACCTTGGGGCTCGGGGAAATCTTCGGTAAAAAACATGGTCCTGCAAACGCTCCGTTTGGCCGAGACGAACTGTCCCCTGATCATTGAGTTCAATCCATGGCAATGGTCAGGCCAAGATCAACTGGCAGAGGCGTTCTTTCAAGAAATCGGTCTGTTATTGGGCCGATCGGACGGAAGCGAAGACGGGAAACGACGTGCGGCCAAGTGGCGAACCTATGGAACCTACCTCACCCTCGGCGCCTCTCTCGCCAAATCACTTAAGACCATCTTGCCAATACTTGGACTGCCCGGTTCGGGAATCGCAGACATGCTTTCCAAAGGGATGGAGCAATCTGCGACCGTGGCGCAAGAAGGCTCAAAAGGAGTCGAGGACCAAGCGGTCGTGCAACAGCAGACATTGGCTGAGATAAAGAAAGAGCTTTCTGACTCCCTGAAAGAACTCGAAAGGCCAATCCTCGTGGTGTTGGATGATATCGATCGCCTCACACCTGAAGAAATACGACTCCTCTTCCAACTCGTCAAAGCTAATGCTGACTTTCCAAACGTGGTCTATCTCCTTCTGTTCCAACGCGACATCGTGGAGCGTAGTTTGGATTCATCGCCAGCCGTCAGTGGACAAGAATTCCTTGAGAAAATAGTACAGGTGGGATTCGATATCCCACGTATTGAGCGAACACGCCTGGAGAAAGTCCTATTCGCGGGCCTCGACGAACTACTAACCGATGGGGATGTGGGCAAGCGGTTCGACCAGACGCGCTGGGGCAACCTATTCCTTGGAGGCCTTCGCCCCTACTTCCAAACGCTACGGGATGTGTACCGCTATCTGGCCTCCCTCTCTTTTCACGTTTCGCTGTTTCGGAGCACGGGCAGCTTTGAAGTGAACCCAGTGGACCTTATCGCGCTGGAAGTGCTCCGCGTCTTTGAGCCAGTCGTTTACCGGAGGCTTCCCGAGGCTAAGTTAGAGCTGACGAACCTTCGCGACCGCGCGCATGATTCGCACGACGAAAACGAGCGAACGAGAAAACTCATTGAGTCCATAGTCGAAGCGGCCTCACAACCCGGCCAGGTCCGCGAGATAGTCAAAGAACTCTTCCCGCCGGTTGAATGGGTATTCAACGGATCCATGTATGGCCATGACTTTAAGGAGGAGTGGTTTAGGGAGCTGCGTCTCTGCCACCCCGATGTGTTCGACCGGTATTTCCATCTCGCAATTCCTGAGGGAGACATTTCCCAAGCGGAGCTAGATCGGGTACTGTCCCTCGTTGGTAATCGTGAAGGCCTAGTCGTAGAATTCCGTGCGCTTAACAAGCGTAGCCTGTTAGGCGTCGCACTGGACCGTCTTGAAGCCTACAAGCAGAAAATCGACCTGCAACACGCCGTATCGTTTATCACCGCGCTGTTCGATATCGGCGACGAACTGCCAGAAGATCGAGGTGGCTTCTTTTCAATTTCCCCAGACACGCATGCGTCCCGCATCATCTACTGGTACTTGAAACAGGAGATGGACATAGGCAGACGCGGGGCTATCCTCAAGGAGGCCATGAAAGCCACGACGGGTCTGTACCTTCCGATAAGGATCGCTTCCCTCGAAGGTAACGAAGAGAAGCGAAAGAAGGACCCTGATGCTTTTAATGTGACTGACGCTGATTTGGACGCACTGCACCATATCTGTGTGGAAAAGATTGAACAAGCCGCAGGCTCCGGAATCCTGACAAGCCATCGCAACATGCTTAGCATCCTTTATTGCTGGGATAAATGGGCCTCACACGAAAAACCTCGTCAATGGGTGGAAAAGTTAATCGACTCAAAGGAAGGCGTCCTCTCTTTCCTCACCGCATGTCTTCACCGGTCTACGTCCCATGGTATGGGGGACTATGTGTCGCAGGAGCACTGGCGGATCAATCTGACGAACATCGAAGATTTCGTTCCCGTGGGAACTTTGGAAAGGAAAGTGGCGGAAATCTCACCCGACGGCCTCAGCGACAAGGAAAAGAGTGCGGTGAAGGCATTCCAAAAGGCAATCAAGCGGCGACGGGATGGAAAACCTGATGACGGTCACTGGGCTGATGACGAGGACGAGGGATGA
- a CDS encoding AlbA family DNA-binding domain-containing protein, which produces MDKPPSEWTEQDLLSLIQSGAEEQTDLEYKRGDALTSNVKAKNEISKDVSALANGAGGVIVYGMVEEQHTPRQLDGVDPAQVTKEWLEQVINGRVRPRLAGVYINLVALTASAPGKVAYVVSVPQAPTAHQAADKRYYKRFNFESVPMEDYEIRDIMNRMKHPLIIPSFSRRFIDRKATVCEYALNISLVNKGAVSTHDVKAVFTVPRTVSKVVKGFDKQRIIEIPSRLFGNQWFENPLTAVGRVIFPEDDWELTNGKDRDFVLIVDTSRIDMNETREPILLWKTYADDMPPQSGQVMLGEIPSVGGQ; this is translated from the coding sequence ATGGATAAGCCACCGTCAGAATGGACGGAGCAGGATCTACTCTCGCTGATTCAGAGTGGCGCAGAGGAACAGACCGACCTCGAATATAAGCGGGGCGACGCACTGACCAGCAACGTGAAGGCGAAGAATGAGATTAGTAAGGACGTTTCGGCGTTGGCTAACGGTGCAGGCGGCGTAATTGTCTACGGCATGGTGGAAGAGCAACATACTCCACGCCAATTGGACGGGGTCGATCCGGCGCAGGTCACAAAGGAGTGGCTTGAGCAGGTCATCAACGGCCGGGTACGTCCTCGGTTAGCTGGAGTCTACATAAATCTAGTTGCGCTCACTGCCTCCGCTCCGGGAAAGGTGGCCTATGTCGTAAGCGTTCCACAGGCACCGACGGCCCATCAAGCGGCGGACAAGAGATACTACAAGCGATTCAACTTTGAATCTGTACCGATGGAAGACTATGAGATCCGCGACATCATGAATCGCATGAAACACCCTCTTATCATCCCTTCCTTCTCGCGAAGATTCATAGATCGCAAGGCAACTGTGTGCGAATATGCACTGAACATCTCACTTGTTAATAAGGGAGCAGTGTCTACCCATGATGTGAAGGCAGTTTTCACCGTTCCAAGAACCGTATCCAAAGTCGTGAAGGGCTTTGATAAGCAGCGCATCATCGAAATACCTTCTCGTCTGTTCGGGAATCAATGGTTCGAGAATCCGTTGACCGCGGTCGGGCGTGTCATTTTTCCAGAAGATGATTGGGAGCTTACCAACGGAAAGGATCGAGACTTCGTCCTAATCGTGGACACAAGCCGCATTGATATGAATGAGACCAGGGAGCCCATTCTACTCTGGAAAACCTATGCCGATGACATGCCACCGCAGTCCGGGCAAGTGATGCTGGGTGAAATACCATCCGTAGGCGGCCAATGA
- a CDS encoding gamma-glutamylcyclotransferase family protein → MYLCQGACSSEKSFCECKSELKGSHRRILRYYFAYGSNLDTGRLEHRVGRKNVECRLARLDGYRLSFDKPADDGSGYAMVVPDEGHAVHGVLYALQDHELDKLDKHEGVHKKQYVRRTITVKTHDVEPISAECYFAVSPSSRLRPGRVYLDLIIKGAKEHNLPHGYIEWLQTVAVFDE, encoded by the coding sequence TTGTATCTATGCCAAGGAGCTTGCTCGTCTGAAAAGAGCTTCTGTGAATGTAAGAGCGAACTGAAAGGTTCCCATCGGCGTATACTGCGCTACTATTTCGCATACGGCTCGAATCTTGATACAGGACGCTTGGAGCACCGCGTCGGGAGGAAGAACGTCGAGTGTAGGCTTGCTCGGCTCGATGGATACCGGCTTTCTTTTGACAAGCCTGCCGATGATGGCTCTGGCTACGCGATGGTGGTTCCCGATGAAGGTCACGCTGTCCATGGAGTTTTGTACGCATTGCAAGATCATGAATTAGACAAGCTCGACAAACATGAGGGCGTTCACAAGAAACAGTACGTACGACGAACGATCACGGTCAAAACCCATGACGTGGAGCCGATCTCGGCTGAGTGCTATTTCGCGGTCAGCCCATCTTCTAGACTGCGTCCCGGCCGAGTCTACCTCGATCTGATAATCAAAGGCGCAAAGGAGCACAACCTGCCGCACGGATACATCGAATGGTTACAAACTGTCGCTGTGTTCGACGAGTGA
- a CDS encoding DUF3179 domain-containing protein produces the protein MSDLQPDLFPPTVSRNTFRQRITSPQWRWTLFIAVGAILILAAWLGLGKNPTTTFDLTRHNVRLDQIVDGGPGKDGIPAILHPRFVPAAEATFLLDGDRVLGLNLGAEAKTYPIKILNWHEIVNDTIDGHAVVVTYCPLCGTGIAFDATIQGRRHTFGVSGLLYQSDLLMYDHQTESLWSQVGMHAVAGPLTGERLTPMFLEHTTWAEWRAAHPATLVLSTETGSFRNYDHDPYLGYADRRDLMFDTTHFDPRYHPKERVVGVEINGVTKAYPFSELEKARPLISDQIGGRSITIRFNQESRSASVLDVDGTPIPSIMGFWFAWYAFHPDTQVFKSPEGRSP, from the coding sequence ATGAGCGATCTGCAGCCAGATCTCTTTCCCCCCACGGTTTCTCGCAATACGTTCCGTCAGCGCATCACGTCTCCGCAATGGCGTTGGACCTTGTTCATTGCCGTCGGCGCGATCCTCATTCTTGCGGCCTGGCTAGGACTCGGGAAAAATCCGACGACCACATTCGACCTGACCCGCCACAACGTGCGGCTCGATCAGATCGTTGATGGAGGTCCCGGCAAGGATGGGATCCCCGCGATTCTTCATCCGCGATTCGTCCCGGCCGCAGAGGCGACGTTTCTGCTCGACGGAGACCGGGTACTAGGCCTCAACCTGGGAGCGGAAGCCAAGACCTACCCGATCAAGATTTTGAACTGGCACGAGATCGTCAACGATACAATTGATGGCCACGCGGTGGTTGTCACCTACTGCCCCCTCTGCGGAACCGGCATCGCGTTCGATGCCACCATCCAAGGACGACGACACACATTCGGTGTGTCCGGACTGCTGTATCAGAGCGACCTCCTCATGTACGACCACCAGACGGAAAGTCTCTGGTCGCAAGTCGGCATGCACGCGGTGGCCGGCCCGCTGACCGGAGAGCGACTGACGCCCATGTTTCTGGAACATACGACTTGGGCGGAATGGCGCGCCGCCCATCCTGCCACGCTCGTTCTGTCTACAGAGACAGGATCATTCCGGAACTACGACCACGATCCGTACCTGGGTTATGCCGACCGTCGCGACCTCATGTTCGATACCACGCATTTCGATCCACGCTACCATCCCAAGGAGCGGGTCGTCGGCGTGGAGATCAACGGCGTCACCAAGGCCTATCCCTTTTCAGAGCTGGAGAAGGCCCGCCCTCTCATCAGCGATCAGATCGGAGGCCGGTCCATCACGATACGGTTCAACCAGGAATCCCGCAGTGCCTCCGTCCTCGATGTCGACGGAACGCCGATCCCTTCGATCATGGGTTTCTGGTTCGCCTGGTATGCCTTCCATCCGGACACTCAGGTGTTCAAGAGTCCAGAGGGCAGATCCCCATGA
- a CDS encoding TVP38/TMEM64 family protein → MTTKTRWLKVGALLVVLVAGYGAVSWLDVGEWLKPDRIADQLRAAGPFGPILFMALMAVAVVISPIPSLPLDLAAGATFGVTLGTAYAVAGAELGAILSFLIGRALGREVVTRIFRMEISFCERCSDRHLAIFVFLARLFPVFSFDLVSYGAGLTNMSLRVFAAATLLGMIVPTLALTYAGSQVVSGEWFLIVLGLIMVALLLLVPKLVVRYPTARWVRLLRGDMPVPAPRSTPNAIVDSRCASCGGPLP, encoded by the coding sequence GTGACCACAAAAACACGTTGGCTGAAGGTCGGCGCGCTTCTCGTCGTACTAGTGGCGGGCTATGGAGCTGTATCTTGGCTGGATGTAGGGGAGTGGCTCAAGCCGGACAGGATCGCCGATCAACTCCGTGCGGCTGGTCCCTTCGGGCCGATCTTGTTCATGGCACTCATGGCGGTGGCTGTGGTCATCAGTCCCATTCCCAGTCTGCCCTTGGATCTGGCAGCGGGCGCAACTTTCGGCGTGACCTTGGGGACTGCCTATGCTGTCGCCGGCGCGGAACTTGGTGCCATTCTCAGTTTTCTTATCGGCAGAGCCCTGGGACGGGAAGTCGTGACTCGGATCTTCCGGATGGAGATCAGCTTTTGCGAGCGATGTTCGGACCGGCATTTGGCCATCTTCGTGTTCCTCGCGCGGTTGTTCCCGGTCTTCTCATTCGATCTGGTGAGTTACGGAGCGGGCCTCACGAACATGTCGCTTCGCGTGTTCGCCGCCGCGACTCTGTTGGGGATGATTGTTCCTACGCTCGCACTGACCTATGCAGGCAGCCAAGTCGTCTCGGGGGAGTGGTTCTTGATCGTGCTGGGATTGATTATGGTAGCCCTGCTCCTCCTCGTCCCGAAGTTGGTGGTTCGCTACCCCACCGCACGCTGGGTCCGTCTACTGCGGGGCGACATGCCGGTCCCCGCTCCTCGCTCCACCCCCAATGCGATCGTCGATTCTCGATGCGCTTCATGCGGCGGCCCACTGCCATGA
- a CDS encoding JAB domain-containing protein has translation MTPSTPESPHRDLSPRSTRRPRAAKPQTGQHVYAIPHYRVMLVKESLAHPSPVKIMDSHNAYRLLVPVFDGLDREHFLVIGLDAKHAVIGINTVSIGSVTLSIVHPREVFKPLILMNASAVILAHNHPSGDSSPSPEDRALTRRLKDGGELLGITVLDHVVLGEDRYYSFADHQEL, from the coding sequence ATGACACCCTCTACTCCAGAGAGTCCACATCGTGACCTGTCTCCTCGCTCGACGAGAAGACCTCGCGCTGCCAAGCCCCAGACAGGCCAACATGTCTATGCGATTCCCCACTATCGGGTGATGCTGGTGAAGGAGAGCCTGGCGCACCCCTCACCCGTCAAGATCATGGATTCCCACAACGCGTACCGGCTGCTTGTACCGGTCTTCGATGGACTCGATCGCGAGCATTTCCTGGTCATAGGCCTTGACGCGAAGCATGCCGTCATCGGCATCAACACCGTCAGCATCGGATCGGTTACCCTCAGCATCGTCCATCCCCGCGAAGTCTTCAAGCCACTCATCCTCATGAACGCGAGTGCCGTCATCCTGGCCCACAACCATCCGAGCGGCGATTCGAGTCCGAGCCCAGAAGACCGTGCTCTGACTCGGCGACTTAAAGATGGGGGCGAGCTGCTGGGCATCACCGTGCTTGACCACGTTGTGCTGGGCGAGGACCGGTACTACAGCTTTGCAGACCACCAAGAACTGTAG